Genomic DNA from Choristoneura fumiferana chromosome 19, NRCan_CFum_1, whole genome shotgun sequence:
ataattttaaacagatttattcAGTATCGTAATGATCACTATCTGAAGTGTCGCCTGTGACATTTATTACGAAGGGCTGTATTCCAGCGTCACTCGCCACGTCCATGATCCCATCCAGCTTCTTCATCTGCTCTTCTTCCTTTAGAACGTGACTGACGCATTTCGCCCATTCTTCTGCTCCGATCCTCGCCAACCCTTCTTTCAGTAATATTTTGATTTCTGCCATTGTgaaagttttgttttttcttcCAACAAAAGATTTAACTTGTGCCCATATGAGTTCAATAGGATTAAGTTCGCAATGGTAGGGAGGAAGGCGAAGCACAGTTACTCCCTTTGATGCAGCGTAATCGTCcacatatttagttttatatttctCCTTATCGAACTTTGAGAGTAGCTGCGCCTTaatttcttttgtttcaaaAGCTATATTTTTGCTTTGTAGCCATGCCTGTATAGCG
This window encodes:
- the LOC141438753 gene encoding uncharacterized protein; the encoded protein is MDNDIKSSKQAFLRGLSSGLKNPQKGRRLIITHVGNEDGFVEGGEWIFEAKKTEGDYHGEMDAHNFEKWFERILDKIQPGSVVVMDNAPYHSRQLENVPNMSWRKDAIQAWLQSKNIAFETKEIKAQLLSKFDKEKYKTKYVDDYAASKGVTVLRLPPYHCELNPIELIWAQVKSFVGRKNKTFTMAEIKILLKEGLARIGAEEWAKCVSHVLKEEEQMKKLDGIMDVASDAGIQPFVINVTGDTSDSDHYDTE